The Christiangramia flava JLT2011 region GTTCACAAGGCTATGTGATCGCCCAGGAATTTCTTCCGGCGGTCAAAGATGGTGATGTGCGCGTCTTGTTACTAAATGGAAAAGTCATGGAAAAAGATGGAAAAAAGGCGATTATCCGTAGAGTAAGCGGGGAAGGTGAATTCCGAAGCAATTTCAAATTAGGTGCTACCGCTGATAGCAGCGACCTTACTCCCGCCATGCAGAAAATCGTTAATCTCACGGCACCCAAACTCATTCGCGATGGACTCTTTTTTGTAGGGCTTGATATTGTTAAAGACAAGCTAATCGAGATCAACGTGTTAAGTCCTGGTGGGATGGAACGCTTTAAAGATATTGGCCTGCCTCCTTTTACTGATTATGTGATCGAGGCCATTGAGCGCAAACTGGAATACAAAAAACAATACGCCGGTACTCTATCCAACAGAACGCTGGCAACAATGGATTAAAACGGAAACAATGAACGAGGAATTGAAGGAAGAGATCCCGAGGATCATCGGGGAATACAGCTCGGGGAAAAAGGGCTCGCTGTTGTTTGTAACCGGTGGAATCCACGGAAATGAGCCCAGCGGAATCAAGGCTTTAGAACGGGTTTTCAAAGAACTAAATAAGACCAAACCGGAAATTAAAGGTAAAATTCTGGGAGTGGCTGGAAATAAAAAAGCGCTGAACAAGAATCAGCGTTATATTAATGAAGACCTGAATCGCACCTGGACACAGGAAAATATCGATCGCGGCGGAAGAGACACCCACGAGACCAAAGAAATGTTTGACATTATCAGGATTTTGGATCAGTATTCAGAAGAAGATTTTACTAAAAGATATTTCTTAGACTGTCATACCACCTCTTCTGCCAGCCTGCCTTATGTTTCGGTACAGGTGGTAAACGATAACGATGAATGGGCGCACCGCTTCCCTACTTACATCATCAGGGGTTTTAGCGATATCATTACCGGCGATATTGACCATTATTTGAGTAGAACGGGAATGACCGGTTTTGTTTTTGAAGCTGGACAACATACTGATGTTCGCTCGGTGGAGAACCATGAAGGTGTCATCTGGCTGGCACTTCGCGAAGCCTGTGAACTGGACCTGGAAAAAATTTCAACCTATCCGGAATGTGTTGACCGTTTTGCTAAGAAAAATGCCCCACCTCAGAAAACATTTGAGATCATTTACCGTCATGGACTCGATGAGGGAGATGTTTTTGAAATGCAGGATGGTTATGAGAATTTTCAGAAAATCAAGAAAGGTGAATTACTAGCGACACAAAATGGTCAAGCCGTAAAAAGCGATTGGGATGCGTACATTTTTATGCCCCTCTACCAGTCACAGGGAAATGATGGCTTTTTTGTAGTAAAAGAAGTCTAAAAGTTGGTTTCAAAGAAAAAATCCCGGCCTCAGGACCGGGATTTTTTTGATGCTATTTTAAAAACTCGATACAAACCGGCGTTTTTACCGGGAAAATTTCCGGGAAAATTTTCAGCTTTCCGGTTTCTTCATCAATTTTATAACTGGTAATATTACCGGTATCCTGGCTGGCAGCATAGAGAAACTTTCCGTAGGGAGAAATGGCAAAATTGCGTGGTGTTTCTCCGGCGATCGGCACATAATCTATGGGGCTCAATTTTCCGGTTTCGACATCAATTCTGAAGATGGCAATGCTATTATGCCCGCGGTTGGAAGCATATAAGAATTTACCATTTGGATGCATATGAATATCAGCTCCGGAATTTTTTCTACTGAAATCTTTTGGCAGCGAGCTCAGGGTTTGTACTAAATTCAAACTCCCGTCATTCGACACTTCAAAAACTGAAACACTGCTGTTCAATTCATTGGCACTATAAGCAAAACTTCCATTTTTGGCAAAACTCAAATGTCGCGGTCCGGAACCTTTTGGAAGTTCCACAAAAGGCTGAACGTGTGGCGATAATTTTCCCTCCTGCACATCAAAATCATAGATCCAGATCTTATCGTGTCCAAGATCTGCAATGTAAGCGGTTCTATTGTCCCCGCTAATTTTTACGGAATGCGTGTGGGCACCTTCCGGATCATCGATGTCTACCTGTTGGGAAACCTCCAGTTCTCCGTTTTCCGTAATTTTATAAAGCATCACCACCCCTCCAAGATAGTTGCTCACAAAGGCATATTTATTAGACCTGTCAACAGTAACATGACAGGGCGCCAGGCCGTTTGTTGCTACTTTACTGATCTGTTGAAGCCCACCATCGGGCTGAATGGCATAGGAATAAGCAAATCCGGTCTCGCCTTCTCCCGGTCCCAGTTCGCTAACTGCAAAAAGATACTTCCCTGCCCGTCCTGCTTTTACGAAAGAAGGATTGGTCACTTCAGCAACCGTTCTTTTAAATTGTAAACTGCCGGTGTTGGGATCCTGGTTGAGGAGATAAATTCCGTTTGCTTTACCATCTACGTGGCCTTCCTTCTGGGTATAGGTTCCAATATAAACCTTGTTTACTGAATCCTTTGGCTGAAAACGGCTTTCCTGTGCGTTCAAATTCATCAACATCAGTATAAAAAGTGTGGAAACTGTTTTTTTCATGTATTTTGATTTAGAGCCATTTTTTGCGCTTGAAGTAATAGAGCATCCCTATAAAAATGATGATCATGACACCCCAAAGTACAAAATAGCTGTACTTCCATTGTAGTTCGGGAATATATTCAAAATTCATTCCGTAGATCCCTGCGATAAATGTTAGCGGTATGAAAATACTGGCCATAATGGTCAAAACTTTCATTACCTCATTCATTTTATTGCTGATGGTGGTCATATACATATCCATAAGCCCCCAGATCATTTCCCGGTAAATTTCAATATTTTCTGAGATCTGAACGATGTGATCATACAGGTCCCGGATGTAATTATTGGTTTTTTCCTCGATTAGGTCACTTTCGATTTTTTCGAGCCGTCCAATCACTTCCCGAAGTGGAAAGACCGCCCGGCGAATTCGCAGGATATTGCGTTTGAGCTCCTGGATTTCCAGGGTAATATCATCACTTGGCTGCGTGGTGAACAGCGTTTCTTCCAGCGCCTCGATGCGATCGCTCATATCGTCTATCACCAGGAAGTAATTGTCTATGATAGCATCCAGCAGGGCGAACATCAGGTAATCAGCAGAACGGGAACGAATTCTTCCCTTTCCGGTCTCTATGCGTTCCCGAACGGGATCAAAAACATCGCCATTAGCCTCCTGAAAGGTGAGCACAT contains the following coding sequences:
- a CDS encoding succinylglutamate desuccinylase/aspartoacylase domain-containing protein gives rise to the protein MNEELKEEIPRIIGEYSSGKKGSLLFVTGGIHGNEPSGIKALERVFKELNKTKPEIKGKILGVAGNKKALNKNQRYINEDLNRTWTQENIDRGGRDTHETKEMFDIIRILDQYSEEDFTKRYFLDCHTTSSASLPYVSVQVVNDNDEWAHRFPTYIIRGFSDIITGDIDHYLSRTGMTGFVFEAGQHTDVRSVENHEGVIWLALREACELDLEKISTYPECVDRFAKKNAPPQKTFEIIYRHGLDEGDVFEMQDGYENFQKIKKGELLATQNGQAVKSDWDAYIFMPLYQSQGNDGFFVVKEV
- a CDS encoding lactonase family protein: MKKTVSTLFILMLMNLNAQESRFQPKDSVNKVYIGTYTQKEGHVDGKANGIYLLNQDPNTGSLQFKRTVAEVTNPSFVKAGRAGKYLFAVSELGPGEGETGFAYSYAIQPDGGLQQISKVATNGLAPCHVTVDRSNKYAFVSNYLGGVVMLYKITENGELEVSQQVDIDDPEGAHTHSVKISGDNRTAYIADLGHDKIWIYDFDVQEGKLSPHVQPFVELPKGSGPRHLSFAKNGSFAYSANELNSSVSVFEVSNDGSLNLVQTLSSLPKDFSRKNSGADIHMHPNGKFLYASNRGHNSIAIFRIDVETGKLSPIDYVPIAGETPRNFAISPYGKFLYAASQDTGNITSYKIDEETGKLKIFPEIFPVKTPVCIEFLK
- the corA gene encoding magnesium/cobalt transporter CorA, with product MAKRKRHLLRRPKHSKSLNQIPGTLTYVGNKESVETSLDVIDYNQEQYERFQSKSPQDAFKFVDEDRITWFNIDGLNNVEEIEKLGEYYELHPLVMEDIVNTGQRPKIEEYQDYLFIVAQMLYYKDGEIENEHISMIVGKNYVLTFQEANGDVFDPVRERIETGKGRIRSRSADYLMFALLDAIIDNYFLVIDDMSDRIEALEETLFTTQPSDDITLEIQELKRNILRIRRAVFPLREVIGRLEKIESDLIEEKTNNYIRDLYDHIVQISENIEIYREMIWGLMDMYMTTISNKMNEVMKVLTIMASIFIPLTFIAGIYGMNFEYIPELQWKYSYFVLWGVMIIIFIGMLYYFKRKKWL